Proteins encoded by one window of Nasonia vitripennis strain AsymCx chromosome 5, Nvit_psr_1.1, whole genome shotgun sequence:
- the LOC100121658 gene encoding argininosuccinate lyase isoform X1 — translation MTFNSCHFYFWLRSVSSTTSRSTICYIMTEFKSQKLWGGRFVTGIDPTLNKINASIHIDKRMYVEDIQASIAYAEALSKAKLLTDIENELIENGLKQILKEWENNDFALTPDDEDIHTAVERRLTELIGDTARKLHTGRSRNDQCITDTKLWLRKSIDYLIETLVDVIQVMTLRAEENINVIMPGYTHLQRAQPIRWSHWLLSYAWSLKNDANKLKQMRKNVNVMPLGSGALAGNPFDIDREALATSLGFDGATENSMHAVGDRDFIADFLYWTSLTSMHLSRFAEDVIIYSSQEFDFLKISDSFSTGSSLMPHKRNPDSMELIRGKSGTMLGKCVGFLTTLKGIPSTYNKDLQEDKEALFTAYDTVTDLLVVARETIKTLEVNSDKCRAALTLNMLATDLAYYLVRKGIPFRNAHHIVGQIICATETEKIPIKEFPVSKLKNFSPVFDEDVKNIWNFESSVEQYKTCGGTSLAAVQQQIDTLNNWLSQSNSKQYNEL, via the exons ATGACATTTAACTCctgccatttttatttttggctgCGCAGTGTTTCATCTACCACGAGTCGATCAACAATCTGTTACATTATGACCGAg TTCAAAAGCCAAAAGTTATGGGGCGGTCGCTTCGTAACAGGCATTGACCCGACGTTGAACAAGATCAATGCATCTATCCACATAGACAAACGTATGTACGTGGAAGACATCCAG GCGAGTATCGCTTATGCGGAAGCTTTGAGCAAAGCGAAGCTATTGACGGACATCGAGAATGAGCTTATAGAGAATGGTTTGAAGCAG ATTCTAAAGGAATGGGAGAACAACGATTTCGCTCTGACACCCGACGACGAAGATATCCATACCGCTGTGGAACGGAGGCTCACG GAACTAATCGGTGACACCGCACGAAAACTGCACACCGGAAGAAGTCGCAATGACCAATGCATCACCGACACGAAGCTCTGGCTTCGAAAATCCATCGATTACCTGATCGAAACGTTAGTCGACGTTATACAG GTAATGACGCTTCGCGCCGAGGAGAACATCAACGTAATAATGCCCGGTTACACGCACTTGCAACGCGCTCAACCGATTCGATGGAGTCATTGGCTTCTGAG CTATGCCTGGAGCTTGAAAAACGACGCGAACAAGCTGAAGCAGATGCGGAAGAACGTGAACGTAATGCCGCTGGGCAGCGGAGCTTTAGCCGGAAATCCGTTCGACATCGATCGCGAAGCTCTGGCCACGAGTCTCGGCTTTGACGGAGCCACGGAAAATAGCATGCACGCTGTGGGAGATCGCGATTTCATCG CTGATTTTTTGTACTGGACTTCCTTGACTTCGATGCACCTCAGCCGGTTCGCCGAGGATGTGATAATCTACAGCAGCCAAGAGTTCGATTTCTTGAAAATATCCGACAGCTTTTCGACCGGTAGCAGTCTTATGCCCCACAAGCGCAACCCCGATAGCATGGAACTGATCAGAGGAAAATCTGGTACGATGCTTGGCAAG tgtGTAGGATTTCTGACTACGCTGAAAGGTATACCTTCGACTTACAATAAGGATCTTCAAGAGGACAAGGAGGCACTATTTACTGCCTACGACACTGTGACAGATTTGCTCGTCGTTGCTCGGGAAACTATAAAAACTTTAGAAGTGAACTCCGACAAATGTCGAGCAGCTTTGACGCTAAATATGCTAGCAACTGATCTGGCTTACTATCTCGTGCGGAAAGGG ATTCCATTTCGAAATGCTCATCACATTGTCGGTCAGATAATCTGTGCAACCGAAACCGAAAAGATACCGATTAAAGAATTTCCagtttcaaaattgaaaaacttttC ACCCGTTTTCGATGAGGATGTCAAAAATATCTGGAATTTCGAAAGCAGTGTAGAACAATACAAGACTTGCGGTGGCACAAGTTTAGCAGCAGTACAACAACAAATTGACACCCTCAACAATTGGTTGTCACAAAGTAATTCGAAGCAATATAATGAATTATAA
- the LOC100121658 gene encoding argininosuccinate lyase isoform X2 translates to MYLSFKSQKLWGGRFVTGIDPTLNKINASIHIDKRMYVEDIQASIAYAEALSKAKLLTDIENELIENGLKQILKEWENNDFALTPDDEDIHTAVERRLTELIGDTARKLHTGRSRNDQCITDTKLWLRKSIDYLIETLVDVIQVMTLRAEENINVIMPGYTHLQRAQPIRWSHWLLSYAWSLKNDANKLKQMRKNVNVMPLGSGALAGNPFDIDREALATSLGFDGATENSMHAVGDRDFIADFLYWTSLTSMHLSRFAEDVIIYSSQEFDFLKISDSFSTGSSLMPHKRNPDSMELIRGKSGTMLGKCVGFLTTLKGIPSTYNKDLQEDKEALFTAYDTVTDLLVVARETIKTLEVNSDKCRAALTLNMLATDLAYYLVRKGIPFRNAHHIVGQIICATETEKIPIKEFPVSKLKNFSPVFDEDVKNIWNFESSVEQYKTCGGTSLAAVQQQIDTLNNWLSQSNSKQYNEL, encoded by the exons atgtatttatcg TTCAAAAGCCAAAAGTTATGGGGCGGTCGCTTCGTAACAGGCATTGACCCGACGTTGAACAAGATCAATGCATCTATCCACATAGACAAACGTATGTACGTGGAAGACATCCAG GCGAGTATCGCTTATGCGGAAGCTTTGAGCAAAGCGAAGCTATTGACGGACATCGAGAATGAGCTTATAGAGAATGGTTTGAAGCAG ATTCTAAAGGAATGGGAGAACAACGATTTCGCTCTGACACCCGACGACGAAGATATCCATACCGCTGTGGAACGGAGGCTCACG GAACTAATCGGTGACACCGCACGAAAACTGCACACCGGAAGAAGTCGCAATGACCAATGCATCACCGACACGAAGCTCTGGCTTCGAAAATCCATCGATTACCTGATCGAAACGTTAGTCGACGTTATACAG GTAATGACGCTTCGCGCCGAGGAGAACATCAACGTAATAATGCCCGGTTACACGCACTTGCAACGCGCTCAACCGATTCGATGGAGTCATTGGCTTCTGAG CTATGCCTGGAGCTTGAAAAACGACGCGAACAAGCTGAAGCAGATGCGGAAGAACGTGAACGTAATGCCGCTGGGCAGCGGAGCTTTAGCCGGAAATCCGTTCGACATCGATCGCGAAGCTCTGGCCACGAGTCTCGGCTTTGACGGAGCCACGGAAAATAGCATGCACGCTGTGGGAGATCGCGATTTCATCG CTGATTTTTTGTACTGGACTTCCTTGACTTCGATGCACCTCAGCCGGTTCGCCGAGGATGTGATAATCTACAGCAGCCAAGAGTTCGATTTCTTGAAAATATCCGACAGCTTTTCGACCGGTAGCAGTCTTATGCCCCACAAGCGCAACCCCGATAGCATGGAACTGATCAGAGGAAAATCTGGTACGATGCTTGGCAAG tgtGTAGGATTTCTGACTACGCTGAAAGGTATACCTTCGACTTACAATAAGGATCTTCAAGAGGACAAGGAGGCACTATTTACTGCCTACGACACTGTGACAGATTTGCTCGTCGTTGCTCGGGAAACTATAAAAACTTTAGAAGTGAACTCCGACAAATGTCGAGCAGCTTTGACGCTAAATATGCTAGCAACTGATCTGGCTTACTATCTCGTGCGGAAAGGG ATTCCATTTCGAAATGCTCATCACATTGTCGGTCAGATAATCTGTGCAACCGAAACCGAAAAGATACCGATTAAAGAATTTCCagtttcaaaattgaaaaacttttC ACCCGTTTTCGATGAGGATGTCAAAAATATCTGGAATTTCGAAAGCAGTGTAGAACAATACAAGACTTGCGGTGGCACAAGTTTAGCAGCAGTACAACAACAAATTGACACCCTCAACAATTGGTTGTCACAAAGTAATTCGAAGCAATATAATGAATTATAA
- the LOC100121674 gene encoding pre-mRNA-splicing regulator WTAP, translated as MAEDSSEVKSTGPSSPPSPHSSAAASAPASTPAASVSTAAATTAASVKATSPRSPRQTRRVKLTDQQLDSFSKDELAAKWREQDLYVECLETQTAALEGDVALLRESTDKYRQQYAEASHREKILVRRLASKEQELQEYVNQITEMKATHAPSAAALRSTLLDPAVNILIQKLRQELVTTKAKLEDTQNELSAWKFTPDSNTGKRLMAKCRLLYQENEELGRMISSGRIAKLEGELALQKSYSEEVKKSQSELDEFLQDLDEDVEGMQSTIYFLQQELRKARESVTLLQQENASLKSATGENNLTNGLSPHTPPIKKKEPEESEPAEVKLPKTEDNDRYKGARTPPLPPESSPPSERASVDKLERIENKTHQTEHNDESSSDSAALIIKVENELLSEREEEDESRTSKRTLRTKSNNRSSGKTNGEEVITRTTRGRDRTKRDKSVPGSDDERIHKKKRRGSLLSLEYNEGEEEGLVLTNGEMLQSDPE; from the exons ATGGCAGAGGACAGTAGCGAAGTCAAGTCCACTGGGCCATCATCGCCGCCGAGTCCCCACAGCagtgctgctgcttctgctccTGCTTCTACTCCTGCTGCCAGCGTCAGTACTGCTGCCGCTACTACTGCTGCTTCTGTCAAAGCGACCAGTCCACGATCTCCAAGACAGACGCGCCGAGTTAAGTTAACCGACCAGCAGCTGGACAGCTTTAGCAAGGATGAGCTGGCAGCCAAGTGGCGCGAGCAGGACTTGTATGTGGAGTGCCTAGAGACACAGACGGCAGCCTTGGAAG GAGATGTTGCTTTATTGAGGGAATCTACAGACAAATACAGACAGCAATATGCAGAGGCATCACATAGGGAGAAAATTTTAGTGAGGAGGCTTGCTTCCAAGGAGCAAGAACTTCAGGAATATGTG AATCAAATAACTGAAATGAAAGCCACTCATGCACCGTCCGCTGCAGCTCTAAGATCTACTCTTCTTGATCCAGCTGTAAATATacttatacaaaaattacgTCAAGAATTAGTTACAACAAAAGCTAAATTGGAGGACACTCAGAATGAATTAAGTGCCTGGAAGTTTACTCCAGACAG CAATACGGGAAAACGATTAATGGCCAAGTGTAGATTACTATATCAAGAAAATGAAGAGTTAGGAAGAATGATATCTAGCGGTAGAATAGCTAAATTAGAAGGAGAACTTGCTCTCCAAAAGAGTTACAGTGAAGAAGTCAAAAAATCGCAATCTG aactgGATGAATTTCTTCAAGATCTTGACGAGGACGTGGAAGGCATGCAAAGTACAATATACTTTTTGCAGCAAGAGCTGCGAAAAGCGCGTGAGTCCGTAACTCTATTGCAACAAGAGAACGCCTCGTTAAAATCGGCTACAGGTGAAAACAATTTGACAAATGGCTTATCACCTCACACTCCACCTATCAAAAAGAAAGAGCCAGAGGAGAGTGAGCCTGCGGAAGTTAAGCTACCAAAAACGGAAGATAATGATAGGTACAAAGGTGCTAGGACTCCTCCCTTACCGCCAGAAAGTTCGCCTCCTAGTGAACGTGCGAGTGTTGATAAGCTTGAACGGATAGAAAATAAAACGCATCAAACCGAACACAATGATGAAAGCTCCAGTGACTCGGCGGCTTTAATTATTAAGGTAGAGAATGAATTGTTAAGTGAGCGCGAGGAAGAGGACGAATCGAGGACTAGTAAAAGGACGTTAAGGACTAAAAGTAATAACAGAAGCAGTGGCAAGACAAATGGGGAGGAAGTGATAACAAGGACAACAAGGGGAAGGGATAGGACAAAGAGGGATAAAAGTGTGCCAGGTAGTGACGATGAAAGGATTCATAAGAAAAAACGTAGAGGGAGCCTTCTATCTCTTGAGTACAATGAAGGAGAAGAGGAAGGTCTTGTTTTAACTAACGGCGAAATGTTACAAAGTGATCCAGAGTGA